The following coding sequences are from one Treponema bryantii window:
- a CDS encoding adenylate/guanylate cyclase domain-containing protein — MTAWTLCYLPIEILNRTVLLPKVFPEGHISRQNFSVRPSFKHLMLYCFMVSSVFPVIILLSSLISVQINNGLAINRGVIFVSVLLLIIAFTITISLSNLILNPLKNLTEASKRIQSGDYKTRVGIVTADELGLLADSFNDMSDSLAEKEFMRDTFGKVVDPEVRDYLMGNGKESLGTTLGGETREVTVLFCDIRSFTAMSEKMEASAVVQLLNKYFTAFGKCITAHHGIINKYIGDAIMAIFGAPVSSNNSAKDALDAALDMRKALVEVNKDFEAEGLPQLKFGIGIHTGPVFAGTIGAANRMEYTVIGDTVNTASRLESLCKTYTTDLLLSEASAERIDENNELDFIADAQIRGKTDTMKLYTVRKK, encoded by the coding sequence ATGACAGCCTGGACTTTATGCTATCTTCCTATTGAAATATTGAATCGAACAGTTCTTCTTCCAAAGGTCTTTCCCGAAGGTCATATTTCAAGACAGAACTTTTCTGTACGTCCTTCTTTTAAGCATCTTATGCTTTACTGTTTTATGGTCTCTTCTGTTTTTCCTGTTATTATTCTGCTTTCAAGCCTAATATCAGTTCAGATAAATAATGGACTTGCAATTAACAGGGGTGTTATTTTTGTTTCAGTACTGCTTTTAATAATTGCTTTTACAATAACAATAAGCCTTTCAAACCTGATATTGAATCCACTGAAAAATTTGACTGAAGCATCAAAAAGAATTCAAAGCGGAGATTATAAAACAAGGGTAGGGATTGTTACTGCAGATGAGTTAGGGCTTCTTGCAGACAGTTTTAATGACATGTCGGACTCCCTTGCAGAAAAAGAGTTTATGCGGGATACCTTCGGTAAGGTTGTTGATCCTGAAGTCCGGGATTATCTGATGGGGAATGGAAAAGAATCTCTGGGAACAACGCTTGGAGGTGAAACCCGCGAAGTAACAGTTCTGTTTTGTGATATAAGAAGCTTTACTGCTATGAGTGAAAAAATGGAAGCGTCTGCAGTAGTACAGCTTTTGAATAAATATTTTACTGCGTTTGGAAAATGTATTACAGCTCATCATGGAATCATAAATAAATATATTGGTGATGCAATTATGGCAATTTTCGGAGCTCCTGTTAGTTCAAATAACAGTGCAAAAGATGCCCTTGATGCTGCTTTAGATATGAGAAAAGCTCTTGTTGAAGTGAATAAGGATTTTGAAGCAGAGGGCCTTCCTCAGCTAAAGTTTGGTATTGGAATTCATACTGGTCCTGTTTTTGCAGGAACAATAGGAGCAGCTAATCGTATGGAATATACTGTAATTGGGGATACTGTAAACACTGCCAGTCGGCTCGAATCTCTTTGTAAAACCTATACGACTGATTTGCTGCTTTCAGAAGCGTCTGCAGAAAGAATTGATGAAAATAATGAACTTGATTTTATTGCAGATGCTCAAATCCGCGGAAAAACTGATACAATGAAGCTTTATACAGTTAGAAAAAAATAA